The stretch of DNA GGCCTCGACCTGGGCACGGCCCTGCGTGCTCTGGCGGCACCGCTGCCACGGCCGTCGCTGCGCCTGAGCATCGACGACAGCGTGCACGTCACCGACCCGGCCGTTGCCGAGGCGATCCTGCGGCTGGTGCAGGAAGCGCTGACCAACAGCATCCGCCATGCCGACGCCGACGTCGTCCAGGTAAGGCTGAGCTGCGATGCCGGCCGGCTGCACATCCGCGTCGAGGACGATGGCTGTGTGCGCGGCGTACTGCGCGAAGGCAACGGCCTGGCCGGCATGCGCGAACGCATCGTCGCCGCTGGCGGCAGCCTCGACCTGTCCCGGTCCGCACGAGGGGCGCTGCGCATCGAGGCGAGTCTGCCGGCATGACCGATGCACGCATCACGGCGCCAGGCATGACGACAGCGCCGGTCCGCATCGCCCTCGCCGACGACCAGGGCATCGTCCGCGCCGGTCTGCGCGCCTTGCTCGAGCGCCACGGCATCGAGGTCGTGTTCGAGGCCGAGGATGGCGCGCAGTTGCTGGATCGGCTGGCGGCCACGCCGGTCGATGTGGTGCTGAGCGACATCCGCATGGCCGGCGTCGACGGCATCGAGGCCCTGCGCCGCATGCGCGAGCGTGGCGACACCACGCCGGTGCTGCTGCTGACCACATTCGATGAGAGCGAGCTGCTGCTGCGCGCCACCGCTGCCGGGGCACAGGGCTTCATGCTCAAGGATGCCGCGCCCGAAGACCTGCGCGATGCGATTGCGCGCGTCGCCGCGGGCGAGACGCTGCTGCAACCGGTCAGCACCGACCCGGTGCGTGCCAGGTACCAGTACCACGCCAGCGAAGCGCCGCGCGAGAACTTCACCGATCGCGAGGTCGCGATCCTGCGCCTGCTGGCCGGCGGCTATTCCAACAAGGAGATCGCGCGGGCGATGTTCCTCGCCGAAGGCACGGTCAAGAACTACGTGTCGGTGATCCTCGACAAGCTCGATACCCGCGACCGCACCCGCGCGGTGCTCAAGGCGATCACGCTGCGGGTGATCTGATCACGCTGCTCTGATCGGGTGCCCTGATCATTGTGATCTGGGCACCGCTTCGGCGGCCGGCTTGCAGTCGGGACCGACTCTGGCGTCGAGGTGGCTCACGCACAGGCTGAAATCGGCGGGCAGGTCGCTGCGCTCGCGCACCTGGCCGACTGCGACATCGAAGGTGGCAGCGGCGCGCCGGTCGGCGAACAACACATAGTGACAATGGCCGCTGGCACTGCGCAGGCACTGGAAGCGAACCCGGCCGGCGGCCACGTGGGTTGCGCTGAGCAGTGTCTCGACGCCGTTCTCGGCACTGCGCGCCACCAGCGTGGTGCCACCGCCGTCGGCGCCGCCCGCGACGCCGACCAGACTGAGGAGGAAGTAGACGAAAGCCATAACGCTGCGCATGGGGCATCCTTCGCGGCAACGGGGCCGCGTCGTGGGTACTGCATGACGAAGGGTCGGACGGTCGCGCCGGTGGGCGTGCCGCTACATCTGCTTGAACAGCGCCATGAAAGGCTGGCTGACGGTGAGGGTTTCCGGACGCTGGCGCAGGCGCACCAGGCCCTTGCCGCTGTCGTCGCGCACGATCGAGGCGATCGCCTTGAGGTTGACGATGGTGGAGCGGTGGATCTGGCGGAACACGCTCGGGTCGAGCGCGATCAGCAGTTCACGGATCGGCTTGCGGATCAGTGCTTCACCGTCGGCCGTCATCACCACCGTGTACTTGTGTTCGGCGCGGAAGTAGGCGACGTCGTCGACCAGGATCAGGCGCGTTTCGCGACCGGCGCTGGCGGTGATCCAGGTCAGCGGCGGCTCGCTGTTGCGCGGCGCCAGGTCGAGCGTGGCCACCAGTTGCGCCAGCGCCACCGCATCGACACTGCCGGCCGCGGCGCGTGCCTGGATCCGCTGCGCGGTCGCCGCCAGGCGCTCGCGGCTGACCGGCTTGAGCAGGTAATCGATCGCGCCATGCTCGAAGGCATCGACGGCGTACTGGTCGTAGGCGGTGACGAACACCGCCTGCGTTACCGGGCTGGCCTGGGCCGCGGCCGCGGCGACGTCCAGGCCGGTCAGGCCCGGCATGCGGATATCGAGGAAGGCGACATCAGGCCGGTGTTCGGCGATGGCTTCCAGCGCACTGGCGCCGTCCTCGCACTGCGCGACGATCTGCAGTTCCGGCCAGACCTCGCCCAGCAGTTCCACCAGCGCGGTGCGCAGCAGCTCTTCGTCTTCGGCGACGACGGCTTTCATTGCTCTCGCCTCAGCCATGACCGGGCTCCTGCGCGTCCGCACCGGTGCCGGGAGCGACAACGGGAACGGTGATCGTGGCTGCCACGCCGTTGGGGAAGTTGGCGACGATCGCCAAGGTTGCGGCGTTGCCGTAGACCAGGCGCAGACGCTCGCGCACGTTCTTAA from Lysobacter arenosi encodes:
- a CDS encoding response regulator transcription factor: MTTAPVRIALADDQGIVRAGLRALLERHGIEVVFEAEDGAQLLDRLAATPVDVVLSDIRMAGVDGIEALRRMRERGDTTPVLLLTTFDESELLLRATAAGAQGFMLKDAAPEDLRDAIARVAAGETLLQPVSTDPVRARYQYHASEAPRENFTDREVAILRLLAGGYSNKEIARAMFLAEGTVKNYVSVILDKLDTRDRTRAVLKAITLRVI
- a CDS encoding LytR/AlgR family response regulator transcription factor, which codes for MAEARAMKAVVAEDEELLRTALVELLGEVWPELQIVAQCEDGASALEAIAEHRPDVAFLDIRMPGLTGLDVAAAAAQASPVTQAVFVTAYDQYAVDAFEHGAIDYLLKPVSRERLAATAQRIQARAAAGSVDAVALAQLVATLDLAPRNSEPPLTWITASAGRETRLILVDDVAYFRAEHKYTVVMTADGEALIRKPIRELLIALDPSVFRQIHRSTIVNLKAIASIVRDDSGKGLVRLRQRPETLTVSQPFMALFKQM